Proteins from a genomic interval of Helicoverpa armigera isolate CAAS_96S chromosome 9, ASM3070526v1, whole genome shotgun sequence:
- the LOC110378708 gene encoding 15-hydroxyprostaglandin dehydrogenase [NAD(+)]: MAASLVKRMLCVEDKVFLVTGGAAGVGAGIVRGLLNENARHVAFLDVADREGSALEAELITKFGALRAKFIKCDISDEAQLTAAYKQVLDKYRRLDAVINNAAVLSIDDRNVKRMVDINFTATVTSTMKALDIMGANKGGNGGTIINMSSLLALNLGSHLPVYAATKTAVLQFSIAMGAEKLYSESKVRVITVCLGPTDTAILHRSNLQNFDKDSAEPIASRVSVRQRVGSAVSGILEVIDQGKSGSTWIVKDDQKAYEITDKLSQAFEVLSDI, from the exons atggcggctagTTTAGTGAAACGTATGTTGTGTGTGGAGGATAAGGTGTTTTTGGTGACGGGAGGCGCGGCAGGCGTGGGCGCAGGTATAGTTCGAGGGCTACTCAACGAAAATGCTAGA CATGTAGCATTCCTTGATGTCGCGGACAGAGAAGGTTCAGCACTAGAAGCTGAGCTCATCACCAAGTTCGGAGCCCTAAGAGCGAAGTTCATAAAATGCGACATTTCTGACGAAGCCCAGCTGACTGCAGCTTACAAACAAGTGCTAGATAAGTACCGAAGACTGGATGCAGTTATTAATAATGCTGCCGTGTTGAGTATTGATGACAGAAATGTTAAGAGGATGGTGGATATTAATTTT ACTGCAACGGTCACCAGTACAATGAAAGCCTTGGATATAATGGGGGCGAATAAAGGGGGGAATGGGGGAACTATCATTAATATGTCATCGTTATTGGCGCTTAACCTTGGGAGCCATCTGCCTGTGTACGCCGCGACGAAAACGGCTGTTCTACAGTTCAGTATTGCTATGggg GCAGAAAAATTATATTCAGAGAGCAAAGTCCGCGTCATCACAGTTTGCCTCGGCCCGACTGACACGGCCATCTTACACAGAAGCAACTTGCAGAACTTCGACAAAGATTCCGCTGAGCCAATTGCTTCCCGCGTGTCCGTGAGGCAGAG GGTGGGATCGGCAGTGTCAGGCATTCTAGAAGTTATAGATCAAGGAAAAAGCGGTTCCACGTGGATTGTGAAAGATGACCAGAAAGCCTATGAAATTACAGACAAATTAAGCCAGGCTTTTGAGGTTCTATCAGATATCTAG